In Meleagris gallopavo isolate NT-WF06-2002-E0010 breed Aviagen turkey brand Nicholas breeding stock chromosome 27, Turkey_5.1, whole genome shotgun sequence, the sequence aaaaaaggcaacaagTGTCAACAGCAACCCGTGAGGGATGGAGTTTCCCTAGGACACGGAAGGCATCTCAGTGGGGTTGCAGAGGTTGTGGGTTTGAGGAACATTTGCTATAAAGGGTAAAAAAGGTGTCCTCAGGCATGGCCATTAGGGCAGCACAGAGATTTCCGGTTAGTCTTCGTGAAATATTAGTTAAACAAAcccatttccttcctttgttcTCAGAAGAGCATCTCCGCACAGGGGACATCACCTCTGTGCGGGGGCATCCAAAGCTAGATGTGTGGATGTCAGGATGGCGgtgagcagagccctgctcctCCTGGGTGAGTGCAGCCACAGGGTGAGCAGGAGCCCCAAAAAGCCCCAATGGTCTTCAGGGAGATGGATGGAGGGCCAAGGAGGCTCCATCTCCAGCGTAGGGTCTGTGGGGCGCTTGCGCTTTGAGTTGCTTTGGGATATGCCTGGAGAAGGGTTAGCTCTGtttggggaaggagggaggttAGTTTATCCTGTGTGGTTGTGGGGATTGGGATGGAGCAGTGGTCACTACATCATGTTACAGGCACAGGGCTTCCTCTGTAGGGTGGTCCCAGGCATTGCTGGGTAGGAAGGAAACGAGGGTCCAGCAAGGCTGGTGGGCGTGAGCACCAGCTGAGGGTGGGGAAGCTGTGCTATGGGGTGGTTGGGGGTGCTaggaggtgttcaggaacctGGCAGACCTCTCCAAGCCCCAACGAAGGCTCACTTCCAAGGGCAGACAactgcagaagagctgcctgGGGCTTCTCACCCcatcttttcctcctccttgcaGCTCAAGCCCTCGGCCTTGCTGGTGAGTCTCTGTGCTTGCAGCATCATGATGTGTGAGGAGGTGTGCTGAGGCATCCCCTCCAGCGTCCCTCTTCTTTCCCCATCCCAATGCTTTGGTGCCCAAAGCAATGctttgctgctctgccccaATTTCCCCTCTTCCCCAGTTGCAGAGATGGCCCTGCTGACCACGGACCCCCCCTGGAGTGTGATATTCCAAGGGGAAAGTGTCACCCTGCGGTGCCAGGGACCCCGTGTGCATGGGCAGCAGCCCACAGCCTGGTACCACAATAACAAACTGCTGGAGCACACAAAAACCAACACGTACAGGATCCAGAATGCCAGGTATAAAGAGAATGGCAGATACAAGTGCCAGAGCTCAGGCTCCACGTCCAGCAACTCCATCACCCTGAGCGTCTCCTACGGTGAGTGCTGagaactgctctgtgctgttctggACCTGCCCTGGGACAAACACAGCCCCGTGCATAAGGGAGACAGAACTGTTGGCTTTGGGTTACTGTGGGCTGAGCTTTGGGGGGGGAGCTTCTTGCATCCATATCTCTGCAAAGTGCATCTTTTGTTGGAGTGGGTTGGGTTGGAACGGACCCTAAAGGCCACCTCGTTCCAAGCCCTGCAATGGGCAAGGCTGCTTTCAACTaggtcaggttgcccaaagGCCCATCTAGCCTGACCCTAATGATGGAAAATCTACGGCTTCTCATGAGCAGCCCAGGATATGATTGACTTTCAGGGCTGCAgtcacactgctgcctcacacCGAATTTTTCATCCATCAGTGCTACCACAAAACCCCTTCCTCTAGGGCAGCATTCATCCCCCGCTCTGTGTTGAGGTTTGGGATAACCCCAAGCCAAGTGCAGGACCTTCAGCAGAGGCCCTTGGGTTCTCTTGCAGACCTGCTGATCCTCCAGGTCCCATCGCATGCAGTGTTTGaaggggagctgctgcagatgcGGTGCCGGGGATGGAAGGCGGGCAGTTTGGCTGCAGTGCGGTACTACAAGGATGGAGCTGACATCACCAAACTCTacagctcagcagagcagctctccatcccccatGCCAAAACCCACCACAGTGGCAGATATCACTGCAGTGCAGACATGCACTCCTATTTGTCATTAAAGAAAAGGGAATCTCAGCATTTATACGTTTCCATCAAAGGTAAGAAATCCCCGTTAGCCTTTGGGCTTTCCATCGTCCCCAtgtgggagctgcaggacaAAGGGTGAGGGTTGAGCTCAGTACCCTGCAGACCATTGCTCAACTCTCCCACAGTGGGACTGGGGAGAGAATTTGGGGGGAAAGGTGGAAGTCACGGGTTGAGATTGATTGGGTCAGCCATCCTGGTTCTGCTTCTTGTGCACGCTCAGCTCCTTGCTGGCAGAGTTCCTCCAAGGAAGATGTGCCCTGACAACTTCCAGGGGAACTCGTATACGCCTTTGAATcaaaatcaagaagaaaaacccaatttccttttcctttccagagcTCTTcacctccccagtgctgagcGTAGCCAGCTCAACCGAGCCTCTCGAAGGAAGTCCCCTCAACCTGAGCTGCACCACACAGCTCAGCCCATACAGACCCCACGCTGTCCTCTGGTACCTCTTCTATGGGAACAGCACAGTCCTTCGAGGTCCCACGACCTCCTCCGAGTACCAGATGCCAACAGTGGGGCTGATGGACACTGGGTTCTACTCCTGTGTGGTGCGGACAAAAAGCTCCGGTGTCCGGAAATGGAGTCCTCAGGTCCTCATCACCATCAAACGTGAGTGTTTGGGGTGctggggaggagcagccctTGGGTTCTGCCACCTGCAGAGATGTGCAGGGTGGTTCCATCAATGCCCGCCTCTCTACcaccacttcttccttcctgaCATCCAATGAGTGTCCCCACTCATTCACTATTTGGGAAAAACGAGCGTTTCATTGGGAGTGTCTACATTATAAACCAGCgtttctgttttctccccccACATCTCACAGGAGTCCCCGTTTCGGGGGTGTCCCTGGAGGTTTGGCCCCAGGAGGGACAGGTGATGGAGGGGCAGCGCCTGGTGTTGCACTGCTCCGTGGCCGTGGGCACCGGCTCCATCTCCTTCTCCTGGCACCGAGAGGGCTCTGCAGAAGTGCTTGGGAGGGACAGAAGCTACGAGATCCCATCGACCCAACAGAGTGACAACGGGCAGTATTACTGCATGGCCTCGAATGGGGACAGCCCAGCCCGGAGCCTGCTGGTGAAGGTCACTGTAGTGGGTGAGCAGCATCACGGCATGGTTGGGGCTCATGTGGGTATTGGCACTACAGGGTTGATATTGAGGGGACATCGGGGCTGTCCTGATGCTGCTGAAGTGGGGGGAGACCCAAAGTGATCCCCAAAGGGCACCATAAAATGGGATGGCTGCAGAAACAGGGATTTTGCAGGGTCCTCCTGTAGTAGGGTGGGCGTCGGGGCGTTTATTTGTTGGACATCTGAAGTCCTGTGGCTGTGCACCAGCTCCTGCTGAggtctgagctgctgctgacagctgagAAAGCTTCAACCCGAGCTGCTCTGTGTAGATCGGCCCCACGCGGCCGTGCAATGGCCAGGAGATGGATGCAGGTTTGGGGACGGCGGTTCATCCACGCCCTGCAGCCTTTGCTCGAATCTTACACCTCTTCCTGCAtccttccagctgctgccaccAGAACCTGGCAACGTCCtgatggcagcagctgggagaaaggCAGAATCCAACTTCCGTGTGGTTTTTCAGGTAAGCCCTGAGGGTTTGCTTGTTTCCCA encodes:
- the LOC100538808 gene encoding Fc receptor-like protein 4 isoform X1; translation: MAVSRALLLLAQALGLAVAEMALLTTDPPWSVIFQGESVTLRCQGPRVHGQQPTAWYHNNKLLEHTKTNTYRIQNARYKENGRYKCQSSGSTSSNSITLSVSYDLLILQVPSHAVFEGELLQMRCRGWKAGSLAAVRYYKDGADITKLYSSAEQLSIPHAKTHHSGRYHCSADMHSYLSLKKRESQHLYVSIKELFTSPVLSVASSTEPLEGSPLNLSCTTQLSPYRPHAVLWYLFYGNSTVLRGPTTSSEYQMPTVGLMDTGFYSCVVRTKSSGVRKWSPQVLITIKRVPVSGVSLEVWPQEGQVMEGQRLVLHCSVAVGTGSISFSWHREGSAEVLGRDRSYEIPSTQQSDNGQYYCMASNGDSPARSLLVKVTVVGASSLFCNSVRALLLLAVLGILLLGVVVVHVLTARSREPKGMELRTLMKASASVVLQERMFEAVPARAPRK
- the LOC100538808 gene encoding Fc receptor-like protein 4 isoform X2, which translates into the protein MALLTTDPPWSVIFQGESVTLRCQGPRVHGQQPTAWYHNNKLLEHTKTNTYRIQNARYKENGRYKCQSSGSTSSNSITLSVSYDLLILQVPSHAVFEGELLQMRCRGWKAGSLAAVRYYKDGADITKLYSSAEQLSIPHAKTHHSGRYHCSADMHSYLSLKKRESQHLYVSIKELFTSPVLSVASSTEPLEGSPLNLSCTTQLSPYRPHAVLWYLFYGNSTVLRGPTTSSEYQMPTVGLMDTGFYSCVVRTKSSGVRKWSPQVLITIKRVPVSGVSLEVWPQEGQVMEGQRLVLHCSVAVGTGSISFSWHREGSAEVLGRDRSYEIPSTQQSDNGQYYCMASNGDSPARSLLVKVTVVGASSLFCNSVRALLLLAVLGILLLGVVVVHVLTARSREPKGMELRTLMKASASVVLQERMFEAVPARAPRK